A genomic segment from Orrella daihaiensis encodes:
- a CDS encoding paraquat-inducible protein A gives MRVPVQKDHVALCRRCDTVLETHASLGPDGWCALALTALITFALANLYPIGTLLFQGSGQSATFLHTVIVAWEAGYPWVAVLTGATGFALPALHITLLLWLLIPLSFGRVAPAFERVADLIDRITPWSMVPVFLLGALVAIVKLVDLATLKLGVGLYATVVTAVLLTGLARLNGQKLRNMAQDSGLNVANAHAHPPPSPKLINRTWALLVTACILYIPANLLPIMYVDAINGSSGHTIMGGVIELWHGGAWDIALVVFIASVFVPTLKLFALGVLVWLTQKRSSLNLKARTRIYGMVEFIGQWSMLDVFVVILLAALGKFGALLDISPGAGAAAFGGVVVLTMIAAMGFDPRLAWRIAGHRRHLSPAEKADTNDIQTHTGMVSHG, from the coding sequence ATGCGTGTGCCGGTACAAAAGGACCATGTCGCGCTCTGCCGGCGTTGTGATACCGTACTTGAAACTCACGCCAGCCTAGGCCCTGACGGCTGGTGTGCGTTGGCGCTCACCGCTTTGATCACTTTCGCGCTAGCTAACCTCTATCCAATCGGTACTTTGCTATTTCAAGGCTCGGGCCAATCGGCAACATTTCTGCACACAGTCATCGTCGCCTGGGAAGCCGGTTATCCCTGGGTTGCTGTGCTGACCGGAGCAACTGGCTTTGCTTTGCCGGCTCTACACATCACCCTCTTACTGTGGTTATTGATTCCGCTAAGTTTTGGGCGCGTGGCCCCAGCGTTTGAGCGTGTCGCTGATCTGATTGACCGCATCACCCCGTGGTCAATGGTGCCGGTGTTTTTATTGGGCGCTTTAGTGGCGATCGTCAAGCTCGTCGATCTGGCCACCCTGAAATTGGGTGTCGGACTGTATGCCACGGTAGTGACGGCCGTCTTGCTAACGGGACTTGCGCGACTAAACGGCCAGAAACTCAGAAACATGGCACAGGATTCAGGACTTAATGTTGCCAACGCGCATGCACACCCACCACCTTCGCCCAAACTGATCAATCGCACCTGGGCGCTGCTGGTCACCGCCTGTATTCTCTATATACCCGCCAATCTGCTGCCGATTATGTATGTAGATGCCATCAACGGATCTTCTGGACACACCATTATGGGAGGTGTAATAGAACTATGGCATGGTGGCGCATGGGATATTGCATTGGTGGTGTTTATTGCCAGCGTGTTTGTGCCCACTCTCAAGCTCTTTGCGTTGGGCGTACTCGTGTGGCTCACCCAGAAACGATCCTCTTTGAACCTAAAAGCGCGCACCCGTATCTACGGAATGGTTGAATTCATCGGACAGTGGTCCATGTTAGATGTATTTGTCGTTATCTTGCTGGCTGCCCTCGGTAAGTTCGGCGCATTACTTGATATTTCACCAGGCGCTGGTGCGGCTGCATTTGGTGGTGTGGTAGTACTGACAATGATTGCAGCCATGGGATTTGATCCACGCCTGGCATGGCGAATCGCCGGCCATCGACGTCATCTAAGCCCTGCAGAAAAAGCGGATACGAATGACATACAAACCCACACAGGAATGGTGAGCCATGGTTGA
- a CDS encoding trimeric intracellular cation channel family protein — translation MSIDLVTQILAIMATVAYAVTGVMAVAEKRVDLFSAVVLGVIASVGGGTVRDLIMDVPVFWSQDLLLIRVAVAASIVTFFTMNYLSHPQIYKAFLYIDGIGAALFGLAGAMKAYELGFAWPLGVLIMGVISAIGGGVIRDVLTGRKTLLMSDEVYAVPVAIGCVFLAAILHFFPERKSEALLIGTLVAFTLRTAAIYWNLRLPLWFTTLKK, via the coding sequence ATGTCAATCGATCTGGTGACACAAATATTGGCGATCATGGCTACGGTGGCGTATGCCGTGACGGGCGTGATGGCCGTGGCAGAAAAGCGGGTTGATTTGTTTTCTGCCGTGGTGTTGGGCGTGATTGCGTCCGTGGGTGGCGGCACTGTGCGTGACTTGATCATGGATGTGCCAGTGTTTTGGTCACAAGACTTGCTGCTCATTCGAGTGGCAGTTGCGGCGAGCATTGTGACCTTTTTTACGATGAACTATCTGTCCCATCCACAAATTTACAAAGCCTTTCTCTACATCGATGGCATTGGCGCAGCGCTCTTTGGTTTGGCTGGTGCCATGAAAGCCTATGAGCTTGGGTTTGCCTGGCCGCTAGGTGTGCTGATCATGGGGGTCATCAGTGCTATTGGCGGGGGCGTTATCCGCGATGTGCTGACGGGACGCAAGACGCTGCTCATGAGCGATGAGGTTTATGCCGTGCCCGTGGCGATTGGTTGTGTCTTCTTGGCAGCAATCTTGCACTTTTTCCCGGAACGCAAATCTGAGGCCTTGTTGATTGGTACATTGGTTGCGTTTACATTGCGTACGGCCGCCATTTACTGGAACTTGCGCTTGCCACTTTGGTTCACCACCCTGAAGAAGTAA
- a CDS encoding UPF0149 family protein: MTKNSKQTPATPLSETEIEVLDTFLSELSGPIRSLEGLDGLICALSCAPTQLDYDQYMSAVLGTDAFTDKKQSTAIEKLVTQHQASVKAGLDETLATETLYTPALLVDEDGLAQGNQWALAFLLGVSMTEGDWSDFTKGDEMARLLLPMMVLAHEHHPDPQMRPSPIPDEGRDELLFMMTNSLALIYGYFNGKPITPN; the protein is encoded by the coding sequence TTGACCAAAAATTCCAAACAAACCCCTGCCACCCCACTGTCTGAGACCGAGATTGAAGTCCTCGACACTTTTCTGTCTGAACTCAGCGGTCCCATTCGCAGCCTTGAAGGCCTTGATGGCCTTATTTGTGCACTGAGCTGCGCCCCCACACAATTGGACTATGACCAGTACATGTCGGCAGTGTTAGGGACCGATGCATTTACAGATAAAAAGCAAAGTACTGCCATTGAGAAGCTCGTCACACAACATCAGGCTTCAGTTAAAGCCGGGCTTGATGAGACGCTCGCAACAGAGACGCTTTACACCCCAGCCTTGCTCGTCGATGAAGACGGCCTGGCACAAGGCAACCAGTGGGCACTAGCTTTTCTGCTCGGTGTGTCCATGACTGAAGGCGACTGGTCTGATTTCACCAAGGGTGACGAGATGGCTAGATTGCTATTGCCCATGATGGTGTTAGCCCATGAGCACCACCCGGATCCGCAAATGCGGCCATCGCCAATCCCCGATGAAGGTCGAGATGAACTCTTATTCATGATGACCAATTCTTTGGCTCTGATCTATGGGTATTTCAATGGCAAGCCGATAACGCCAAACTGA
- a CDS encoding PqiB family protein encodes MVDPADKPAPSDQQPANMDLAKSAQPPRIVRKRKGNFWLVWLIPLVASLIGLSIVWHDWSNRGPTISIRLDSASGLEAGKTQIKFRDVVVGTVTNIRLSDTGDEVLVDAELNLDAKGLAKEGTQFWVVRPTIGLSGVSGLSTLLSGVYINADTKTFKSNAPEKLNFVALTEPPAISSDRPGSRFKLRSETLGSLGPGAPIYFLRIPVGVVTKYELEENGSFVDIEVFVDAPYDKYVGGNTRFWNESGVYVNVGSDGLTVSTESLVSVLAGGLAFGNFGPPIPLATNQTFKLYGNKALADEVPIGLAVPVTMKFYQSTKGLEAQAPVTFQGVEIGIVNSADLDFDIYKGEFFTHVKATLYPARLGSVFQTMQRANRTVEQATESLAMMVKRGLRAELKTASLLTGSLYVSMSLVRDAPPVKEVAATVPLEMPTVVTSDLEDIQKQIASIVDNINKIPFEQLSADLSDSLKELTELGKSLNNTLAPELSAVLKDLQSTLGQVDEFLGASDELPARLDSSLKEIDKAVRATKSLIDELRAQPNSIIFGEPSPSYSRDNLGGTP; translated from the coding sequence ATGGTTGACCCAGCAGATAAACCTGCCCCTTCTGACCAGCAGCCCGCAAACATGGATCTTGCCAAATCAGCCCAACCGCCTCGTATTGTGCGCAAGCGCAAGGGCAACTTTTGGTTGGTGTGGCTAATCCCACTCGTGGCCTCACTGATTGGCTTATCCATTGTGTGGCACGATTGGTCAAACCGCGGGCCTACGATCTCAATTCGCCTGGACTCAGCCAGTGGCCTGGAAGCTGGGAAAACACAAATCAAGTTTCGGGATGTGGTGGTGGGCACCGTCACGAACATTCGGCTAAGTGATACCGGTGACGAGGTACTGGTCGATGCTGAATTGAATCTCGATGCGAAGGGGCTCGCCAAAGAAGGCACCCAGTTTTGGGTCGTTCGACCCACCATTGGACTGTCCGGTGTCAGCGGGCTTTCCACCCTTTTGTCCGGTGTTTACATCAATGCAGACACCAAAACCTTTAAAAGCAATGCCCCTGAAAAACTCAATTTCGTCGCCTTGACAGAGCCGCCTGCAATTTCTAGCGATCGACCAGGCTCAAGATTTAAGCTGCGCTCGGAAACATTAGGCTCGCTCGGGCCAGGTGCACCCATCTATTTCCTGCGCATCCCGGTGGGGGTGGTCACCAAATACGAACTTGAAGAGAATGGCAGCTTTGTTGATATCGAGGTATTTGTTGATGCGCCTTATGACAAATACGTTGGTGGCAACACGCGCTTCTGGAACGAGAGTGGTGTGTACGTCAACGTGGGCAGTGACGGCCTAACCGTCTCCACCGAGTCACTGGTCTCAGTTTTGGCGGGCGGCCTGGCATTTGGTAACTTCGGGCCACCCATCCCCTTGGCTACTAATCAAACTTTCAAGCTATACGGCAACAAAGCACTGGCCGATGAGGTTCCGATTGGTCTAGCGGTACCGGTAACCATGAAGTTCTACCAATCAACCAAAGGGCTAGAGGCTCAGGCACCGGTGACTTTCCAAGGCGTTGAAATTGGCATTGTGAACTCGGCCGATCTGGATTTCGACATCTACAAAGGTGAGTTTTTTACGCACGTTAAAGCAACGCTTTATCCGGCTCGCTTGGGTTCAGTGTTTCAAACCATGCAGCGTGCCAACCGGACTGTTGAGCAAGCCACCGAGTCACTGGCCATGATGGTCAAACGCGGCTTGCGAGCCGAGCTGAAAACCGCCAGTTTGCTAACGGGCAGCCTGTACGTGTCCATGTCGCTCGTGCGTGATGCGCCGCCGGTCAAAGAAGTGGCAGCAACCGTTCCACTGGAAATGCCAACTGTTGTCACTTCTGATCTCGAAGACATACAGAAACAGATTGCCTCGATCGTGGATAACATCAACAAAATCCCATTTGAGCAACTCTCTGCTGACTTGAGTGATTCATTGAAAGAACTGACCGAACTCGGGAAGTCACTGAACAACACACTGGCACCTGAACTGTCGGCAGTATTAAAAGACCTGCAATCCACACTCGGTCAGGTTGATGAGTTTCTTGGAGCCAGTGATGAATTACCTGCACGGCTCGACAGCAGCCTGAAGGAGATTGACAAAGCCGTGCGTGCTACTAAATCACTCATTGACGAATTACGCGCCCAACCAAACTCCATCATCTTCGGCGAACCTAGTCCGTCGTACTCACGTGACAATCTTGGGGGGACACCATGA
- a CDS encoding sensor histidine kinase produces the protein MRAFTLTANDREVNLTPYAQLLVDESGELTLEQIESDPTKFRFKPLPAGTDALAFGFTTAAYWVKLELSRDATAPERWILEIPYVGIDDVQWYGAGDSRAASGTMRDSNERQIFTRVHAFYVDVSEEPQVFYLRLQSSYSLTAPLVLMQTDLYGRAQLTDTMVQFLYYGGLLSLLLYNFMIFLTNRDWRYFVYCLFIVCAWMGMFAGNGYGRLFIWPDWPYFDRISQTLFFSLGGLFSFWFTAQFLQLHTRARLAYKAILLAIVVFAAIAIALLLSLLIDFSVNFLLMTLFWFSTIGTLVCLGASIYLAVWQRVHEARYFVLSWGFLCAGAIIATLRAFDLLPSNVLTLYAMQISSGLEALFFSFALADRLRSERQERELAQKRLLQAQQEAVEALKDSEERLETAVDVRTQELRAMLVKEQQVREQYVRFGAMIAHEFRNPLNVIEAQNALFELDPVPEPAKITKRIGVIRSAVTRLTSLFDQWLQSDRLGQAFAKITPLPIDTIGLIQDVVTGSRAYQPDHKILSVSTEAPLVIRADFGLLRMALLNLVDNACKYSPKGTTVCVGIELRDDWVGLFVKDEGSGIALERQAEIFEPYVQLPSSDRLVGVGLGLSFVKRIAELHEGRVEVHSRLNQGSTFTVWVKRYVDV, from the coding sequence GTGCGAGCATTTACGCTCACGGCTAACGATCGCGAAGTCAACCTGACCCCTTATGCACAACTGCTTGTTGATGAGAGCGGTGAATTGACACTTGAGCAAATCGAGTCAGACCCCACCAAATTCCGGTTTAAGCCTTTGCCGGCTGGTACCGATGCGCTCGCGTTTGGTTTTACGACCGCAGCCTATTGGGTCAAATTAGAGCTCTCACGTGATGCCACTGCGCCCGAGCGCTGGATCCTCGAGATTCCTTACGTCGGCATCGATGACGTCCAATGGTATGGGGCAGGCGACAGCCGAGCAGCATCAGGCACCATGCGCGACTCTAATGAGCGGCAGATCTTTACACGTGTGCATGCCTTCTATGTGGATGTCTCTGAAGAGCCTCAGGTTTTCTACCTGAGACTGCAATCGTCATACTCGTTGACTGCACCATTGGTGCTTATGCAAACAGATTTATACGGACGAGCTCAACTGACTGACACCATGGTGCAGTTCCTCTATTACGGTGGGCTGCTGAGCTTGTTGCTTTACAACTTCATGATTTTTTTGACCAACCGGGATTGGCGATATTTCGTCTACTGCTTGTTCATCGTCTGTGCTTGGATGGGCATGTTTGCTGGAAACGGCTACGGCCGATTGTTTATCTGGCCCGATTGGCCTTACTTCGATCGGATATCACAGACTCTATTTTTCTCCTTGGGTGGTCTATTCTCGTTTTGGTTTACTGCTCAGTTTTTGCAACTGCACACGCGAGCACGTCTTGCCTATAAAGCGATTCTGCTTGCCATCGTGGTGTTTGCTGCTATCGCCATCGCTTTATTGTTGAGCTTGTTGATTGATTTCTCAGTGAATTTTCTGCTGATGACCCTTTTCTGGTTTTCAACCATCGGCACGCTGGTCTGTCTTGGTGCATCGATTTACCTGGCCGTTTGGCAACGCGTTCACGAAGCGCGGTATTTTGTCTTGTCTTGGGGATTTTTGTGTGCGGGGGCGATAATCGCAACGTTGCGAGCCTTTGATTTGCTGCCAAGCAATGTGTTAACACTTTACGCCATGCAGATTAGCTCCGGTCTCGAGGCGTTGTTTTTCTCGTTCGCGTTAGCAGATCGCTTGCGCTCAGAGCGGCAAGAACGCGAGCTTGCTCAAAAGCGTCTGCTTCAGGCTCAGCAAGAGGCCGTCGAGGCACTCAAAGACTCCGAGGAGCGGCTTGAGACTGCGGTTGATGTTCGCACACAGGAGCTAAGGGCCATGCTGGTCAAGGAACAGCAGGTTCGAGAGCAGTACGTGCGGTTTGGTGCCATGATTGCGCATGAGTTTCGCAATCCCCTAAATGTCATCGAAGCACAGAACGCATTATTTGAACTAGATCCCGTACCTGAGCCTGCCAAGATCACTAAACGGATTGGAGTGATTCGCAGTGCTGTGACACGCTTGACTAGTTTGTTTGACCAGTGGTTACAAAGCGATCGGCTAGGCCAGGCGTTTGCCAAGATTACACCGCTGCCGATTGACACCATCGGCCTGATCCAGGACGTTGTTACGGGCAGTCGCGCGTATCAGCCAGATCATAAGATTTTGAGTGTTAGCACCGAAGCGCCATTGGTGATTCGAGCTGATTTCGGTCTCTTGCGTATGGCATTGCTCAATCTCGTAGACAATGCCTGCAAGTACAGCCCTAAGGGCACTACCGTCTGTGTCGGCATAGAACTCAGAGACGACTGGGTTGGCTTGTTTGTTAAGGACGAGGGTTCGGGTATCGCCTTGGAAAGACAGGCGGAAATCTTTGAGCCCTATGTTCAGTTACCTAGTTCAGACAGGCTTGTAGGGGTTGGGCTGGGGCTATCGTTTGTCAAACGAATTGCTGAACTGCATGAAGGTCGTGTAGAGGTTCACAGCCGACTCAATCAGGGTTCAACATTCACTGTCTGGGTCAAGCGCTATGTTGACGTTTGA
- a CDS encoding Hcp family type VI secretion system effector produces MPMPGYLSVTGQTQGNIEGGCTIDGHQGKVLVQAVDHTIEIPKSIQTGLPTGKRIHGAMTITKVIDKASPKLFQALTSGEQLTSAKLEYYRISPQGKEELYYTVEIKNAIITSMRKFVPNCLDPDNKPIEHMEEVAFTYETIVETFTPDGIEAQDSWNAPKA; encoded by the coding sequence ATGCCAATGCCAGGATACCTATCAGTGACCGGCCAGACCCAGGGCAATATCGAGGGTGGCTGCACGATTGACGGCCACCAGGGCAAGGTTTTAGTTCAGGCTGTGGACCACACCATCGAGATCCCGAAGTCGATCCAGACGGGGCTACCGACAGGCAAGCGGATTCACGGGGCGATGACAATTACCAAGGTGATCGACAAGGCTTCACCCAAGCTCTTTCAAGCCTTGACCTCAGGCGAGCAGTTAACGAGTGCGAAGCTGGAGTACTACCGGATTTCGCCGCAGGGCAAGGAGGAGTTGTATTACACGGTGGAGATCAAGAATGCGATCATCACCTCGATGCGCAAATTCGTGCCAAACTGCCTTGATCCAGACAATAAGCCGATTGAGCACATGGAAGAAGTAGCGTTTACCTATGAGACCATTGTCGAGACTTTCACGCCAGACGGGATTGAAGCCCAGGATTCCTGGAACGCCCCGAAGGCCTGA
- a CDS encoding alpha/beta fold hydrolase — protein sequence MSELNLSDANLYYEVHEATRPSNNPPLLLVAGLASDSQSWQPALHALTQDRRIILLDNRGSGRTRAPNEITLTQMAQDCLALCDHLKIDQIDLLGHSMGGCVSLNVARMAPERIRKLIICNSTSRTGARNDMMFTDWADALDEAGATARWYRTFFYWIFTREFFNNEQALQQLVNLVMNYEYGPNAVTYRSQVNALKGFDATAWLSQITTQALVIASSEDLIFPPGDDASGLAALPNAQVDVIPGLAHSLPLEAPRVFGERVLGFLNR from the coding sequence ATGAGTGAACTAAATTTATCTGATGCGAACCTCTACTACGAAGTTCACGAGGCGACAAGACCATCAAACAATCCGCCATTGCTGCTCGTGGCAGGCTTAGCGAGTGACTCACAATCGTGGCAACCGGCACTTCATGCCTTGACACAGGATCGCCGTATCATCTTGCTAGACAATCGTGGCAGCGGACGAACCCGCGCACCCAACGAAATCACCCTTACCCAAATGGCGCAGGACTGTCTGGCGTTGTGTGACCACCTGAAGATCGACCAAATCGATTTGTTGGGCCATTCTATGGGCGGGTGCGTTTCGTTAAATGTCGCACGCATGGCGCCTGAACGGATACGCAAACTCATCATTTGCAACAGCACTTCACGCACTGGTGCACGCAATGACATGATGTTTACCGACTGGGCAGATGCCCTGGATGAGGCTGGTGCTACTGCACGTTGGTACCGGACGTTCTTTTACTGGATCTTCACGCGCGAGTTTTTTAACAACGAACAAGCCTTACAACAGCTCGTAAACTTAGTCATGAACTATGAATACGGTCCCAATGCAGTTACTTACCGCAGTCAGGTGAATGCATTGAAGGGGTTTGACGCAACAGCCTGGCTGTCGCAGATAACCACGCAAGCGCTGGTGATCGCAAGCAGCGAAGACTTGATATTTCCGCCGGGCGACGATGCCTCGGGCTTGGCTGCACTGCCCAACGCGCAAGTTGACGTTATACCGGGGCTCGCGCATAGTCTGCCATTAGAGGCACCTAGGGTGTTTGGTGAAAGGGTGTTAGGGTTTTTAAACAGGTAG
- a CDS encoding thiol-disulfide oxidoreductase DCC family protein translates to MDTEQTGPGREQIAVYFDGACPMCAKEIAYYQRLDTAQHVQWVDVAGPNPSCPIGYDQQTLLARFHVKDMQTGQIYDGAAGFAKLWTAMPAPWKHLGTAASLAPITWLLELGYRLTLKVRPILAKHLFKRS, encoded by the coding sequence ATGGACACAGAGCAGACCGGACCGGGACGAGAGCAAATCGCCGTCTACTTCGACGGCGCCTGCCCCATGTGCGCCAAGGAAATCGCCTACTACCAGCGCTTGGATACCGCCCAACACGTGCAATGGGTCGACGTTGCCGGGCCGAACCCAAGCTGTCCTATCGGCTATGACCAGCAGACACTATTGGCGAGGTTTCATGTCAAGGACATGCAGACAGGCCAAATCTATGATGGTGCGGCCGGGTTTGCCAAGCTGTGGACTGCCATGCCTGCGCCTTGGAAGCATCTTGGTACAGCAGCCTCGCTGGCCCCGATCACTTGGCTGCTTGAATTGGGTTACCGATTAACGCTGAAGGTTCGGCCGATACTTGCCAAGCACCTTTTTAAGCGTTCCTAG
- a CDS encoding PqiC family protein — protein MKHWPLLLLAAASLATGCSTTTIMHYDLQPITDTVPSNQSKTLVKYQLASIDVPESLDVETLIVRQPNNSLMVLSHDKWVAPLSQVIQNSLSVTLTQSLGTPPMPSTMLLATESSASANSDKIFVDMQQFEMQPAKLASIGALWQIDFAGKPGQIITCYSVLSRPVTPGVAALVTAQQQNMQQLGQQIANTLQTGTPPQEVKCQVQKT, from the coding sequence ATGAAACACTGGCCACTACTACTGCTTGCCGCTGCCAGTCTCGCCACTGGCTGTAGCACAACGACCATCATGCACTATGACCTTCAACCAATCACCGATACGGTGCCGTCAAACCAAAGTAAAACCCTGGTGAAGTATCAGCTTGCAAGCATAGATGTGCCTGAGTCACTGGATGTGGAAACGTTGATCGTGCGCCAACCCAATAACAGCCTAATGGTGCTCTCACATGACAAATGGGTGGCACCACTTAGTCAAGTAATTCAAAATTCGCTATCAGTCACTCTCACGCAATCACTTGGCACCCCACCCATGCCAAGTACGATGCTGTTAGCTACTGAATCAAGCGCATCAGCCAACTCTGACAAGATCTTTGTGGATATGCAGCAGTTTGAAATGCAGCCTGCCAAGCTAGCCAGCATTGGAGCTCTGTGGCAAATCGATTTTGCAGGTAAGCCTGGCCAAATCATCACCTGCTACAGTGTGCTGTCTAGGCCGGTTACCCCCGGGGTAGCAGCATTAGTGACGGCCCAGCAACAAAACATGCAGCAACTAGGACAACAAATTGCTAATACCCTCCAGACCGGCACTCCACCCCAGGAAGTTAAATGCCAGGTGCAAAAAACCTAA
- a CDS encoding class I SAM-dependent methyltransferase, with product MDDRSWEIFCEVMQALPRQGPGNAESLTRTLALCKDLPANPSIIDLGCGSGGQTIDLVKAVGGHAVAVDIHEPNIARMRERVANAGLLGQIEAIVADMMALDVPAQSFDLVWSEGALYNLGLDVALPICRGLLKPNGYLVFSEAIWLTDNPAAVVQAAFADYPAMRDIDTVLSKLDQSEFDDVGHFVLPEAAWWDDFYTPMLAEIDRQRSIYVDDSQALAILDEIAKEPEVRREHAPDFGYGLFVARKR from the coding sequence ATGGACGATCGAAGCTGGGAAATTTTCTGTGAAGTCATGCAGGCCTTGCCGCGCCAGGGGCCAGGCAACGCCGAGTCTCTTACGCGTACGCTGGCACTATGCAAAGACTTGCCAGCCAACCCAAGCATTATTGACCTCGGTTGTGGATCCGGTGGCCAGACCATCGACTTGGTTAAAGCAGTCGGTGGTCACGCCGTTGCAGTTGACATCCACGAACCCAACATTGCACGGATGCGTGAGCGCGTGGCTAACGCCGGGCTGCTTGGGCAAATCGAGGCAATCGTTGCCGACATGATGGCACTCGATGTGCCTGCACAAAGTTTCGATCTGGTGTGGTCTGAAGGCGCGCTATACAACTTGGGATTAGATGTTGCCTTGCCGATCTGTCGTGGCCTACTCAAACCCAATGGCTACCTGGTATTTTCCGAGGCGATTTGGCTAACTGATAACCCAGCTGCTGTGGTGCAAGCCGCCTTTGCTGATTACCCTGCCATGAGAGACATCGACACTGTCTTGAGCAAACTTGATCAATCAGAGTTCGACGATGTGGGGCATTTTGTCCTGCCTGAAGCAGCATGGTGGGATGATTTCTACACACCGATGCTTGCAGAGATTGACCGGCAGCGATCCATATACGTTGACGATTCGCAAGCCTTGGCGATACTAGATGAAATTGCCAAAGAGCCTGAAGTGCGGCGTGAGCACGCTCCAGATTTTGGGTATGGATTATTTGTGGCCAGAAAGCGGTGA
- a CDS encoding EF-hand domain-containing protein codes for MTNPLIAISSAVILASTVPLAALAQSNANLPATPANDAEVAARFKAADKNGDGKVTKEEAEASLPRVALAWEKIDIDKKGYITLEQLQLIAANNR; via the coding sequence ATGACAAATCCCCTTATCGCAATTTCAAGCGCCGTTATCTTGGCATCCACTGTGCCACTGGCCGCATTGGCCCAGAGCAACGCTAACCTCCCGGCCACTCCCGCCAATGACGCCGAAGTCGCAGCACGTTTTAAAGCCGCCGACAAAAACGGCGACGGCAAAGTGACCAAAGAAGAAGCCGAAGCCAGCCTGCCCCGAGTCGCTCTAGCCTGGGAAAAAATAGACATCGACAAAAAAGGCTACATCACGCTTGAGCAACTTCAACTGATCGCTGCCAACAACCGCTAG
- a CDS encoding response regulator, which produces MRVLVVDDETDFRESLIEILEIKGHTALGAGSVAEYFTLQAANRFDLVVIDRQLPDGNGLEILQHIRKTHKVPAVLITGSAEFKTADPVSEAVPDLCIAKPFAVQPLLDFIEQLRAQTST; this is translated from the coding sequence ATGCGGGTGCTAGTAGTCGACGACGAAACGGATTTCCGTGAGTCACTAATCGAAATCCTCGAGATCAAGGGCCATACAGCGCTCGGCGCTGGGTCGGTGGCGGAGTATTTCACCCTGCAAGCGGCTAACAGGTTTGATTTAGTGGTGATAGACCGGCAGTTACCGGACGGGAATGGGCTCGAGATCCTGCAACACATCCGTAAAACCCACAAAGTGCCTGCAGTTCTGATTACAGGTTCAGCCGAATTCAAAACTGCTGACCCGGTATCAGAAGCTGTGCCCGATCTCTGCATTGCTAAACCGTTTGCGGTGCAACCACTTTTAGACTTTATTGAACAATTGCGCGCTCAAACGTCAACATAG
- a CDS encoding Hcp family type VI secretion system effector, translating into MPMPGYLSVTGQTQGNIEGGCTIDGHQGKVLVQAVDHTIEIPKSIQTGLPTGKRIHGAMTITKVIDKASPKLFQALTSGEQLTSAKLEYYRISPQGKEELYYTVEIKNAIITSMRKFVPNCLDPDNKPIEHMEEVAFTYETIIETFTPDGIEAQDSWNAPKA; encoded by the coding sequence ATGCCAATGCCAGGATACCTATCAGTGACCGGCCAGACCCAGGGCAATATCGAGGGTGGCTGCACGATTGACGGCCACCAGGGCAAGGTTTTAGTTCAGGCTGTGGACCACACCATCGAGATCCCGAAGTCGATCCAGACGGGGCTACCGACAGGCAAGCGGATTCACGGGGCGATGACAATTACCAAGGTGATCGACAAGGCTTCACCCAAGCTCTTTCAAGCCTTGACCTCAGGCGAGCAGTTAACGAGTGCGAAGCTGGAGTACTACCGGATTTCGCCGCAGGGCAAGGAGGAGTTGTATTACACGGTGGAGATCAAGAATGCGATCATCACCTCGATGCGCAAATTCGTGCCAAACTGCCTTGATCCGGACAATAAGCCGATTGAGCACATGGAAGAAGTGGCGTTTACGTATGAGACCATCATCGAGACTTTCACGCCAGACGGGATTGAAGCCCAGGATTCCTGGAACGCCCCGAAGGCTTGA